The genomic DNA CCTTTTTTCAAGTGACGAACGTGCATTATTTCATCGATCGAATAACCTTCTTTTAAGAACTCGTACGTCTTTCGAGTAGAGTTTGTAAACGGCATCATTATTTTTCCATTCAGTGTATGTAAAATAATAAGTCTATCCTTATGAATTGTACTTTCTGCAATAAGATAGTGAAGAATATTTAAAAAATGAAAGTGGAACAAAGTTATATCCATTTGAAGCTTTTTCGCTGCTTGCTCTGGTGTTAGGCCATTTTTTTTTTTATAGCCGGTCAGTCTTAAAACAAACGTTCGTGGATCAAGATCGATTTTATTTTCCATACTATCTGTTAACTCAACATATAATTTTTCCGCTAGCATGTTTCGATCACAAGGAACTGTTTGTAAAAAGTTTTTAATCCATTGTCTTGTTTGGCTGCATTTTTGGATTGGAACATAACGGTTTTCTTTTTTAATAAGATAAGAACAAACTTGAATAAGTAAAGATAGCCTTTTCCAAAACCGATCTGTCATATGATGGTAACGCCACCCATTTAAATATTTTGGAAACGGTTGCTTCTTTAAAGAAGAAAGTAGTATTTCTTCCCCTTTATTCGTGAGTGCATATGATTCAGTCGAATAAGCATCAATCCATTTTTTATCCTTAAATAACTCAACAGCGTGTTCCAAAACAGTTCTGTCTAATGAAGGAATCGTCTAAAATAAAAATGTTAATTGATATAGATGAGCATCTTGAATTGTTTGCGAAGACTTCTTTCCTGTAAGCAGGTGATAGATGGAAGATATCGTTCTTTCACCCTTTAATTTATATAAGCAATATAAAATTACCGTTTGTAAATAGCTAATAGTCATCGTTATTCACCCAATATTTAATGACATGAAGAATTTATTATATTTCTTTAAAAAATAATATTTTAAAAAAATATTGGTTTAGCAAATTCATTTTTTAATTCGAATCTATTTTATCATGAAAAAAGTAACAATTATCTTTTTTTTGCTTAAATATAGACTAACTCTTAGAAATACTTATATGAAAAGTATTCTCATTGCGTTTTCTATTGAAAAGTTTTTCAATCAGTTTTAAAATAGGGAATGAGGAATCCGTTTCCATTCATTTAATGGAAAAAAATAAATATCATTGTTTATTTCATTGGGAGGTTTTTTTAATGGCAAAGTATACAATTGTTGACAAAGAGACTTGCATCGCTTGCGGTGCTTGCGGAGCAGCTGCACCGGACATTTATGATTACGATGATGAGGGCATCGCTTTTGTAACACTTGATGATAACCAAGGTATTGTGGAAATCCCTGA from Bacillus aquiflavi includes the following:
- a CDS encoding helix-turn-helix domain-containing protein, coding for MEHAVELFKDKKWIDAYSTESYALTNKGEEILLSSLKKQPFPKYLNGWRYHHMTDRFWKRLSLLIQVCSYLIKKENRYVPIQKCSQTRQWIKNFLQTVPCDRNMLAEKLYVELTDSMENKIDLDPRTFVLRLTGYKKKNGLTPEQAAKKLQMDITLFHFHFLNILHYLIAESTIHKDRLIILHTLNGKIMMPFTNSTRKTYEFLKEGYSIDEIMHVRHLKKGTIEDHLVEIALNDHQFNILPFVDERKQEQILHVANKERTKQLKYIKEQVDNASYFEIRLVLAKLGDEQWS
- a CDS encoding ferredoxin; the protein is MAKYTIVDKETCIACGACGAAAPDIYDYDDEGIAFVTLDDNQGIVEIPDVLIDDMMDAFEGCPTDSIKVADEAFDGDATKFE